Part of the Halalkalibacter krulwichiae genome is shown below.
GAAAGTAAATGGCTAAGAAATTAGAAATTACCCTCACTCGTAGTCTTATCGGGCGCCCGGAAGACCAACGCGTTACTGTGAATACACTTGGTCTACGTAAGATGCACCAAACT
Proteins encoded:
- the rpmD gene encoding 50S ribosomal protein L30; this encodes MAKKLEITLTRSLIGRPEDQRVTVNTLGLRKMHQTVVQQDNAAIRGMVNKVSHLVTVKEIEA